From Klebsiella electrica, the proteins below share one genomic window:
- a CDS encoding TetR/AcrR family transcriptional regulator: MARRPNDPQRRERILQATLDTIAAHGIHAVTHRKIASCAEVPLGSLTYYFSGIDALIEEAFRIFTRDMSAQYQQFFTAVSSREEACDAIAELIFSAQVTTARNMELMYQLYAFCSSQPALKAVMQHWMQRSQQTLEQWFEPETARGLDAFIEGMTLHFVTDSAPLSKQAIRLMVGRLAGEGQ, translated from the coding sequence ATGGCCCGTCGACCGAACGATCCGCAGCGCCGGGAGCGCATTTTGCAGGCGACGCTGGATACCATTGCCGCCCACGGGATCCACGCGGTCACCCATCGTAAAATTGCCAGCTGCGCGGAGGTTCCGCTAGGCTCGCTGACCTACTATTTCAGCGGCATTGACGCGCTGATAGAAGAGGCGTTTCGCATTTTTACCCGCGATATGTCCGCGCAGTACCAGCAGTTTTTTACCGCGGTCAGCAGCCGTGAAGAGGCCTGCGATGCCATTGCCGAGCTGATCTTCAGCGCCCAGGTGACGACCGCGCGAAATATGGAGTTGATGTATCAGCTGTATGCGTTTTGCAGCAGCCAGCCGGCGCTGAAGGCGGTGATGCAGCACTGGATGCAGCGCAGCCAGCAAACCCTGGAGCAGTGGTTTGAACCGGAGACGGCTCGCGGGCTGGATGCGTTTATCGAAGGAATGACCCTGCATTTTGTCACCGATAGCGCGCCGCTCTCAAAGCAGGCTATCCGCCTGATGGTCGGACGGCTGGCCGGAGAGGGGCAATAG
- a CDS encoding MFS transporter, which yields MTAQTSRRALQLRLWALFMFFFIPGLLMASWATRTPAIRDLLTLSTAEMGIVLFGLSIGSMSGILCSAWLVKRFGTRKVIRTTMSCAVVGMLVLSVALWLTSAILFAIGLAIFGASFGSAEVAINVEGAAVEREMNKTVLPMMHGFYSFGTLFGAGVGMAVTGFGLPAAPHILLAALVAIAPIAIAIRAIPDGTGKNAAESAHHEEKGLPVWRDVQLLLIGVVVLAMAFAEGSANDWLPLLMVDGHGFSPTSGSLIYAGFTLGMTLGRFTGGWFIDRYSRVTVVRASAVMGALGIGLIIFVDNPWVAGVSVLLWGLGASLGFPLTISAASDTGPDAPKRVSVVAITGYLAFLVGPPLLGFLGEHFGLRSAMMVVLGLVMVAALVARAVAKPQHEPVMENS from the coding sequence ATGACAGCGCAAACCTCCCGCCGGGCTTTACAGCTCCGACTCTGGGCCCTCTTCATGTTCTTCTTTATCCCTGGATTGCTGATGGCCTCATGGGCTACCCGTACTCCGGCGATCCGTGACCTGCTGACGCTGTCAACGGCGGAAATGGGCATCGTTTTATTTGGCCTGTCGATTGGTTCGATGAGCGGGATTCTCTGCTCGGCGTGGCTGGTCAAACGTTTTGGCACCCGTAAGGTGATTCGCACCACCATGTCGTGCGCCGTGGTCGGCATGCTCGTGCTCAGCGTGGCGCTGTGGCTCACCTCAGCCATCCTGTTTGCCATCGGGCTGGCCATTTTCGGCGCCAGCTTCGGTTCGGCGGAGGTGGCCATTAACGTCGAAGGCGCCGCCGTCGAGCGGGAAATGAATAAAACCGTGCTGCCGATGATGCACGGGTTTTACAGCTTCGGTACGCTGTTCGGCGCCGGTGTAGGAATGGCGGTGACCGGTTTTGGTCTGCCCGCCGCGCCGCATATTCTGCTGGCCGCGCTGGTGGCGATTGCCCCGATTGCGATAGCGATTCGCGCCATCCCTGATGGGACCGGAAAAAATGCGGCTGAAAGCGCGCATCATGAGGAAAAAGGTCTGCCGGTATGGCGTGATGTTCAGCTGTTGCTGATTGGCGTTGTGGTGCTGGCAATGGCCTTTGCTGAAGGATCCGCCAACGACTGGCTGCCGCTGCTGATGGTGGACGGCCACGGCTTCAGCCCCACCTCTGGCTCCTTGATTTACGCCGGTTTCACCCTCGGGATGACACTAGGCCGCTTTACCGGCGGCTGGTTTATCGATCGTTACAGCCGGGTCACGGTTGTACGTGCCAGCGCCGTCATGGGCGCGCTGGGCATCGGCCTGATTATCTTTGTCGACAACCCGTGGGTAGCCGGCGTCTCGGTACTGCTGTGGGGACTTGGCGCATCGCTCGGTTTCCCGCTGACCATTTCCGCCGCCAGCGACACCGGTCCCGATGCGCCGAAGCGCGTCAGCGTGGTGGCGATAACCGGCTATCTTGCCTTCCTGGTCGGGCCGCCGCTGCTGGGCTTCCTTGGAGAACACTTCGGCCTGCGCAGCGCCATGATGGTAGTGCTGGGTCTGGTCATGGTGGCGGCACTGGTCGCCAGAGCGGTAGCAAAACCACAACATGAACCTGTCATGGAGAACAGTTAA